A single window of Girardinichthys multiradiatus isolate DD_20200921_A chromosome 15, DD_fGirMul_XY1, whole genome shotgun sequence DNA harbors:
- the fmn1 gene encoding formin: MESTYSSLSLYKLLKEKIFQSSSVSWSPSTPFDAHSCTQQTATSQHEEEGPAEPAKHDQGDKFSLADLRETLQALDASENCWPKFCSECQAFIRMGNQQATKLKPNYYMESWNALQISPGVHIPRKRRQTVEEASYNLGVTPGPTRWRKCQIVDLQSTDESEEENGLTLAPLEAFQQVACWLKDQSRASVEEAEELCALGDAHSLDQTWNSKAGKSECEGQTKRNTTSDYHHCTCPFPFHHPSHSLSGREDISPAPSPTLSASTRTSSSLGSLSPILSSPVTLNLTDKTYWQNISNRKNVWTNSGKPQLDGLETRGCERVTTNPEGAENDFGSAEEKLIWSTLQLKEDYLLSSEEALQRQEEIWQQEVEESLSRCRSLFHPSRPKHVDFLHITASDDDLTESPSTTTLLHLTSEAPTPGEGEEKTPGRLQAVWPPLKEEKVGLKYTEAEHQAALLLLKRKCRQELETLQGDYELQLYKLREENRDNVYRLELIIAELRAKVTQVQSYNQRGLKDVAVSTADGFLHKSFHTVSIQTDEENFNNSSEDGEVNLQQQMGIPKKLDMACICLNLSGQTGDVLSSSSTFTFPQTLPPGESLPQPRASFQNSPPAKQDCLSPPPPPPLPSFSLFLPPPPPPLPQSALGVAHPPPPPPVGGVMVEKPPRKPAVEPSRAIKPLYWTRIQIQDDNNYSLWSILEEPHIINANEFEDLFAKTTTMGKKKPLSQTYEKKTKAKKLIKLLDSKRSQAVGILISSLHLEMKDIQQAVLTVDHSVVDLEAIEALYENRAQPDELEKIRKHYESSQEEDVKLLDKPEQFLFELSQIPDFAGRACCMIFQSTFTEGIASIKCKLSSVSCVCKVLLESSGVREVMGLVLALGNHMNGGSRIRGQADGFGLEILPKLKDVKSRDNRISLVDYVVSYYLHNVDKNAGTEKSMFPLPEPQDVFMAAQVKFKDLSRDLRQFEQDLTRCEKNLQKACSESPDEYLQPFKDKMEAFVLTARKEHAEASYQLMTVQKSFQDVALYFGLKPKPGEEEVTTSHLFTLWFEFCADFKVRWKRENKSFSKERLKQAQLSVKRITGEKKVETKKINPNSLKERLRQKEAQVTSP, translated from the exons ATGGAGAGCACTTATTCTTCTTTAAGCCTTTACAAACTTCTTAAAGAGAAGATCTTTCAAAGTTCATCTGTCTCCTGGAGCCCATCTACCCCCTTTGATGCTCATTCATGCACCCAACAAACAGCAACCTCTCAGCATGAAGAGGAGGGACCAGCTGAACCAGCAAAGCATGATCAGGGAGACAAATTCAGCCTTGCAGACCTTAGAGAAACCCTACAAGCCTTGGATGCCTCTGAGAACTGCTGGCCAAAATTTTGCTCAGAGTGCCAGGCCTTTATTAGGATGGGCAACCAACAAGCAACAAAACTGAAGCCAAATTATTATATGGAGAGCTGGAATGCCTTACAAATATCACCCGGAGTCCATATTCCCCGTAAGAGAAGGCAGACAGTGGAGGAGGCGTCATATAACCTTGGGGTGACACCAGGCCCAACAAGATGGAGAAAGTGCCAAATAGTGGACCTTCAATCAACAGATGAGAGTGAGGAGGAAAATGGCCTAACACTGGCTCCTTTAGAAGCTTTTCAACAGGTTGCATGCTGGTTAAAAGATCAGAGCAGAGCATCTGTAGAAGAAGCTGAGGAGCTTTGTGCCCTGGGTGACGCTCACAGTCTGGACCAGACCTGGAATAGCAAGGCAGGAAAATCAGAGTGTGAAGGTCAGACCAAGAGGAATACAACATCAGATTATCATCACTGCACCTGTCCTTTTCCATTCCATCACCCATCGCACAGTCTGTCAGGGAGAGAGGATATCTCCCCCGCACCCTCCCCCACCCTCTCTGCTTCCACACGGACATCCAGCAGCTTGGGAAGTTTGTCCCCCATCCTGTCTTCTCCTGTCACATTAAACCTGACTGACAAGACATATTGGCAAAACATATCCAATAGGAAAAACGTTTGGACCAATTCAGGAAAACCACAGCTGGATGGTTTGGAGACCAGAGGATGTGAAAGGGTCACCACAAATCCTGAAGGAGCTGAAAATGATTTTGGGTCTGCAGAGGAGAAGCTAATATGGTCAACTCTACAGCTAAAGGAAGATTATCTGCTATCTTCCG AGGAAGCCCTGCAGAGGCAGGAGGAGATCTGGCAGCAGGAGGTGGAGGAGTCTCTGTCTCGCTGCAGGTCTCTTTTTCATCCATCGAGACCGAAACACGTTGACTTCCTGCACATCACTGCTTCTGATGATGATCTCACTGAATCACCCTCGACCACAACTCTCCTCCACCTGACA TCAGAGGCACCCACACCAGGAGAAGGAGAGGAAAAAACTCCTGGTCGTCTACAAGCCGTGTGGCCACCTCTTAAGGAGGAAAAGGTTGGCCTGAAGTATACTGAAGCAG AGCACCAGGCCGctctcctgctgctgaaaagaaaatgcagacAGGAGCTAGAGACGTTACAG gggGATTATGAACTTCAACTCTACAAACTAAGGGAGGAAAACAGAGACAATGTTTATCGCCTGGAGTTGATTATTGCTGAACTACGGGCCAAGGTCACACAGGTTCAGAGTTACAATCAAAGGGGGCTTAAAGATGTTGCTGTTTCCACAGCAGATGGCTTTTTACACAAATCATTCCACACTGTCAGCATCCAGACTGACGAAGAAAACTTCAATAACAGTTCTGAAGATGGTGAAGTTAATCTTCAGCAGCAAATGGGAATCCCCAAAAAGCTGGACATGGCTTGCATCTGTCTCAACCTGTCTGGTCAGACAGGAGATGTTTTGTCCTCTTCTTCAACTTTCACATTTCCTCAGACTCTTCCTCCTGGAGAGTCCTTACCGCAACCAAGAGCTAGTTTTCAGAATTCACCGCCAGCCAAACAAGACtgcctttctcctcctccaccaccacctCTGCCATctttttcactgtttttgccaCCACCTCCACCCCCGCTTCCTCAGTCAGCACTAGGTGTTGCTCACccaccacctcctccaccaGTAGGGGGTGTCATGGTTGAAAAACCTCCAAGGAAGCCAGCAGTGGAACCTTCCCGAGCCATTAAGCCTCTTTACTGGACCAGAATCCAGATCCAAGATGACAA TAACTACTCTCTGTGGAGTATCTTAGAGGAACCACACATAATAAATGCCAACGAGTTTGAGGATCTCTTTGCTAAAACAACTACGATGGGAAAAAAGAAGCCGCTGTCACAGACTTATGAGAAGAAAACCAAAGCCAAAAAG CTCATTAAGCTGCTGGACAGCAAGCGCTCTCAGGCTGTGGGCATACTCATATCAAGCCTCCACCTGGAGATGAAAGATATTCAGCAAG CTGTACTGACTGTGGATCATTCTGTGGTGGACCTGGAGGCCATTGAAGCACTTTATGAAAAT AGAGCTCAGCCGGATGAACTGGAGAAGATCAGGAAACACTACGAGTCATCTCAGGAGGAGGATGTTAAACTGTTGGACAAGCCTGAGCA GTTCCTGTTTGAACTGTCTCAGATTCCAGACTTTGCTGGGAGAGCTTGCTGTATGATCTTCCAGTCGACTTTCACTGAAGGGATTGCCTCAATTAAATGCAAGCTCAGCTCTGTCTCATGTGTCTGCAAG GTTCTGCTGGAGAGCAGTGGTGTCAGGGAGGTCATGGGACTGGTGCTAGCTCTAGGGAACCACATGAACGGAGGCAGCAGGATCAGAGGCCAAGCCGACGGCTTCGGTCTGGAAATCCTCCCGAAACTTAAAGATGTCAAGAGCAGG GACAACCGGATCAGCCTGGTGGACTATGTGGTGTCATACTACTTACACAATGTGGACAAG AACGCTGGAACAGAAAAGAGCATGTTTCCTCTTCCTGAACCTCAGGACGTCTTCATGGCAGCTCAGGTCAAGTTTAAAGACCTCAGCAGAGATCTAAGGCAGTTCGAACAAGATCTGACAA gatGTGAGAAAAATTTACAGAAAGCGTGTTCAGAGTCTCCTGATGAATACCTGCAGCCGTTTAAGGACAAGATGGAAGCTTTTGTTCTTACCG CTCGAAAGGAGCATGCAGAAGCTTCCTACCAGCTGATGACTGTGCAAAAAAG